GATATTACATATGTATCTGCTTCATAAGTATTTAGAGCTGAACTAATAGATTCAATTTTTGAATCTGAATATTTGATATGTGAAATTCTTTCATTTAAAATAAATTCAGCACCATTTTCTTTTAAATATCTTTTTAGTTCTAACATTGTTCTTTTTGGGTCAAAGTGAGTATTTCTTTTAAAATGAATAGCTCCTTTCACATCATTTGTAATACAAGGTATAAATTCTTTTATTTTGTTTTTTTCTATTATTTCAAAAACATCATCATTTTTTATTGCATAATCAAGTAATTTTTTATCATAACTTTTTTGTTCAGTAAAAACAGACAACATTCCACGTCTTTGAAAATCTAAATCTAAACCATCAATATTTTGCATTTTTTCATAAGCATCATTTGATATGTGACCATATTTCTCAAATAAAGCTAAAGTTCTTTTTAGTCTATCTTTATTTGCACTATTTACAAATTTCCATAACCATTTATATATTTTTGTATCTAAAGTAGGATGTATATTTACAGGTGATTCACCTTTTATCATGAGTTTTAATGTATTAAAAACAATCCCTGGATTGGCAAGTGGTCCTTTATCAAACGCAGATAATAAACCAGCATTTCCAAAAGAGGTTGAATCTGTAATATCATTTTCATCTATAATTGTAACTTTTCTACCTGCTTTAAGAAGTTCGTATGCAGTAGTTAAACCCATAATTCCTGCACCAATTATTATAATATCTCGTTTCATTTATCAACTCCTTATTGAAGAAAAACTAAAAAATAATATACAATATTTATTCCTAAATAGTGATAATGTAAATCATAATAAAATTTTAAATTAGTCTATTTCATAGATAATTCTATTTCTTAAAAAAAACTTACCATAGTATCATAATTGATAATATATTCCTTTTAAAAAGGAAATAAAATTAATAAATTTATTTGATAAAGCCCATAATACTTGACATTTAACTTCAATTAAGTTATAATCCGCGTCCACTAAATGTGGTTAGGGTGCATTTTTGCACATCTAACGAGTTCTTTAAAGGAAAATTAATGGAAAAAATCAGATTAAAGCTTAAAGCTTATGATCACAGAGTTTTAGACAGAAGTGTTGCTTCAATTGTTGAAGCTGTAAAAAGAACTGGTGCTGATTTGAGAGGTCCAATCCCTCTTCCTACAAAAATCAGAAGATATACAGTTATTAAAGGTCCTCACGTAAATAAGGATTCAAGAGAGCAATTTGAAATCAGAGTTCACTCAAGAATTATTGATATCATTGCAGCGACTCCTGATACTGTAGATTCACTAATGAAACTTGACTTAGCTCCTGAAGTTGATGTTGAAGTAAGATCTATGGGTCAAGAATAAGAGAAAGGGTGACAAGATGGAATTTATAGTTCAAAAAATCGGTATGAGTAGAACAGTTTCTGTTCCAAGTACAGCTGTTACACTTTTAAAAGTTCTTGATGCGAAAGTATGTGAAGTAACTGATGGTGTAGCACTAGTTTCTTATAGCAATGGTAAAAAATTTAACAAAGCTATAGAAGGTCAACAAAAAAAATTCAACTTATCTAAAGAGTTTAACAGATTTGCAACATTAACTGTAGCAAATACTGAAGCTGGTGATTTAGATGTTTCTGGATTATGTGAAGGTAAAGTAGTAAAATCAACTTTTAAAACTAAAGGTAGAGGTTTCTCTGGTGCGGTTAAAAGATGGAATTTTGCTGGTGGAAGAGCATCTCACGGTCACAGAATGGGTAAAAGAACTGGATCAATCGGTAACTGCGAATGGCCAGGAAGAGTTCAGCCAGGTAAAAAAATGCCAGGGCAATACGGAAATACAAATGTATCTGTAAAAAATGAAGTAATTTCATTTGATGCTGAAACAGGAATCTTAGTATTAAAAGGTTCAGTATCTGGTGCAAATGGTTCATTAGGAAAAGTAAAGGTTGCTAAATGAGCAAAGCTATAGTATTAAACGAAAAATTTGAAAACAATGGTGAAGTAGTTTTACCTGCAAGTTATGAAGAAATTAATTCTCACAACTTATACTTATATGTTAAATCATATTTAGCATCATTAAGAGCAAATACAGCAAGAGCTAAAACAAGAGCAGAAGTAAGCGGTGGTGGTAAAAAACCTAAAGCTCAAAAAGGTTCTGGTGCAGCTAGATGGGGTTCTAAAAGATCACCATTATTCGTTGGTGGGGGACAAGCATTTGGACCTACTAAAAGAAACTATAACCAAAAAGTAAATAAAAAACAAAAAGCTTTAGCATTAAAATATGCTATTAATGCACAAGCTAACAATGGTTCGTTATTTGTTGTTGATTCAGTAAAAATTGAATCAGGTAAAACAAAAGAAGCAGTTGCAGTTTTAAGTAAAATAAATAAGAGAGATACATTAATAGTATGTGATGTTATTGATGAAAAAACTTATTTAGCATTTAGAAATATTAAAAACTGTTATATGGTTGAAAAGCAAGAAGTTAACGCTTATTTACTTGCAGTTTACCACTCAGTACTAATTGAAAAATCAGTACTTGATGCATTAACAAAAGAGGCTTAAGATGGCAGATATTACAGATATTAAAGCAATATTATATACAGAAAAAACAATTGAGCTTCAAGAAAATGGTGTAATCGTTGTTCAAACTAGTCCAAGAATGACGAAAACTGGTTTAAAAGAAGTATTTAAAGAGTATTTTGGTGTTACACCATTAAAAGTTAATTCTTTAAGACAAGATGGTAAAGTTAAGAGATTTAGAGGAAAACCTGGAAAAAGAGCAGATTTCAAAAAGTTTTATGTAACATTACCTGAAGACGCACAAATTGCGAATTTATCAGCTTAAGGAGTATAGAAAATGGCAATTAAAAAATTTAGACCAATAACTCCTGCAAGAAGATTTATGTCAGTTATGGATAGTTCTGATATTACTTCTAAACCAACAGTTAGATCATTACTTGTAAGAGTAAGTGCTAAAGCTGGTAGAAATAATAACGGTAGAATTACTTCAAGACACAAAGAAGCAGGTGCTAAAAAATTATATAGAATTATTGATTTCAAAAGAAATAAATTCGGTGTTGAAGGTACTGTATCTACTGTTGAGTACGATCCATACAGAAACTGTAGAATTTGTTTAGTTACATATTTAGATGGTGATAAAAGATATATTATTCAACCTTCTGGATTAAAAGTTGGTGATAAAGTTGCTGCTGCTGAAGCTGGACTTGATATTTTACCAGGTAACGCTATGAATTTAATGAACATTCCAGTAGGGACAATGGTTCACAATATTGAAATGAAACCAGGAAAAGGTGGTCAAATCGCTAGATCTGCTGGTGGATATGCTCAAATCATGGGTAGAGAAGATAAATATGTAATCATGAGATTACCTTCAGGTGAAATGAGAAAAATTCTTGGTGTTTGTATGGCTACAATTGGTGTAGTTGGAAATGAAGATTTTACAAATATGGTTGTTGGTAAAGCTGGTAGAAGTAGACACTTAGGTATTAGACCTCAAACTAGAGGATCTGCTATGAACCCTATTGATCACCCACACGGTGGAGGGGAAGGTAAAACTAACTCTGGTAGACATCCTGTTACTCCATGGGGTATGCCAACTAAAGGTTATAAAACTAGAAAGAAAAAAGCTAGTGATAAACTAATCATTTCAAAAAGAAAGAAGTAAGGGTTTAAGATGGCAAGATCGGTAAAAAAAGGTCCATTTGTAGACGCACACCTAATGAAAAAAGTTATTAGTGCAAATAGTGCTAATGATAAAAAACCAATTAAAACTTGGTCAAGAAGATCAACTGTATTACCAGATATGATTGG
The genomic region above belongs to Arcobacter ellisii and contains:
- the rpsJ gene encoding 30S ribosomal protein S10 yields the protein MEKIRLKLKAYDHRVLDRSVASIVEAVKRTGADLRGPIPLPTKIRRYTVIKGPHVNKDSREQFEIRVHSRIIDIIAATPDTVDSLMKLDLAPEVDVEVRSMGQE
- the rpsS gene encoding 30S ribosomal protein S19 → MARSVKKGPFVDAHLMKKVISANSANDKKPIKTWSRRSTVLPDMIGLTFNVHNGRNFVPVNITENHVGYKLGEFAPTRTFKGHKGSVQRKA
- the rplD gene encoding 50S ribosomal protein L4 — protein: MSKAIVLNEKFENNGEVVLPASYEEINSHNLYLYVKSYLASLRANTARAKTRAEVSGGGKKPKAQKGSGAARWGSKRSPLFVGGGQAFGPTKRNYNQKVNKKQKALALKYAINAQANNGSLFVVDSVKIESGKTKEAVAVLSKINKRDTLIVCDVIDEKTYLAFRNIKNCYMVEKQEVNAYLLAVYHSVLIEKSVLDALTKEA
- a CDS encoding 50S ribosomal protein L23 encodes the protein MADITDIKAILYTEKTIELQENGVIVVQTSPRMTKTGLKEVFKEYFGVTPLKVNSLRQDGKVKRFRGKPGKRADFKKFYVTLPEDAQIANLSA
- the rplB gene encoding 50S ribosomal protein L2 is translated as MAIKKFRPITPARRFMSVMDSSDITSKPTVRSLLVRVSAKAGRNNNGRITSRHKEAGAKKLYRIIDFKRNKFGVEGTVSTVEYDPYRNCRICLVTYLDGDKRYIIQPSGLKVGDKVAAAEAGLDILPGNAMNLMNIPVGTMVHNIEMKPGKGGQIARSAGGYAQIMGREDKYVIMRLPSGEMRKILGVCMATIGVVGNEDFTNMVVGKAGRSRHLGIRPQTRGSAMNPIDHPHGGGEGKTNSGRHPVTPWGMPTKGYKTRKKKASDKLIISKRKK
- the rplC gene encoding 50S ribosomal protein L3 — translated: MEFIVQKIGMSRTVSVPSTAVTLLKVLDAKVCEVTDGVALVSYSNGKKFNKAIEGQQKKFNLSKEFNRFATLTVANTEAGDLDVSGLCEGKVVKSTFKTKGRGFSGAVKRWNFAGGRASHGHRMGKRTGSIGNCEWPGRVQPGKKMPGQYGNTNVSVKNEVISFDAETGILVLKGSVSGANGSLGKVKVAK
- a CDS encoding NAD(P)/FAD-dependent oxidoreductase — translated: MKRDIIIIGAGIMGLTTAYELLKAGRKVTIIDENDITDSTSFGNAGLLSAFDKGPLANPGIVFNTLKLMIKGESPVNIHPTLDTKIYKWLWKFVNSANKDRLKRTLALFEKYGHISNDAYEKMQNIDGLDLDFQRRGMLSVFTEQKSYDKKLLDYAIKNDDVFEIIEKNKIKEFIPCITNDVKGAIHFKRNTHFDPKRTMLELKRYLKENGAEFILNERISHIKYSDSKIESISSALNTYEADTYVISTGYQTLLADKVNQNLVMTPAKGYSITFKMPKELQPVTSTLFSDLFIVMTPRRDDVRITSKLEIGSTNHQIVKKQIESIKENFKKYTVPFIMEDIVEWTGFRPLTPNDMPLIGRDEKYKNLIYGMGLGWLGMTFGPALASILKDLIVNDLENKNSDDILLFSGFYQGKY